GTGTTGTTTGTTACGTCACAATTCAAAAGGTTATTTTCTTCTCCCTCCTAGGAAACactgacctgacaggtaaaatgaCTTATTTGTTTTGGAAAACTTCTATGAAAAACATTATTAACTACATTATTTCAAGTTTTACCATTTAAAGTGAAACAGAATGAGAGTAAAATTGACTGAAATTAAGTGTCTTAAGTATTGACGCCTCACTTTTGCAGAATGTTCTCAATCCTGGGGTTCACCGTGTTCTTGGCTGGCTGCTTGGCAATGCGTGAGTTATAAAAAAAATTATTCTGAATTATAATTATTAAATAATAGCTTTTGTGCTTTCACCAACTTGTCTTTTCAGTTAGACTTAGGAGTTCTTCTTTGAGACATAAACTTATGTATTAAATCATTGCAGAATGTACTTTAGATAATTCATCTGCACTTTATTCATAATGTAAAGATCtttcagaaatgtgttggtaaaaATAAAATGATGTATATATAAAGATGTATTATTAATATAGTAAATATAGTAAACATATTGGCCATGTTATTTTAGCCATCAAAGACCCGTACTCGTATTCCTCTGCGGTGGGTCAGGGAGGTGGCACCCCATTTGCTTCCTACGGTGAGGGACGCATCACGGGAGTCAGAGTGTGGgagaccaacaacaacaactactactactactacaacaacaatgCCTACATCAGTGGGTGAGTAGACCCTGACCCATGAACAGACACCACAGACTCAGTCCAACTACATTACCCAACAGACACCACGACTTAATCCAACAAAACTACCCAACAGacaccactgactcagtccaactacactacccaACAGACACCACGACTTAATCCAACAAAACTACCCAACAGacaccactgactcagtccaactacactactcaacagacaccactgactcagtccaactacactacccaacagacaccactgactcagtccaactacactacccaacagacaccactgactcagtccaactacactactcaacagacaccactgactcagtccaactacactacccaacagacaccactgactcagtccaactacactacccaacaaacaccactgactcagtccaactacactacccaacagacaccactgactcagtccaactacactactcaacagacaccactgactcagtccaactacactacccaacagacaccactgactcagtccaactacactacccaacagacaccactgactcagtccaactacactacccaacagacaccactgactcagtccaactacactacccaacaaacaccactgactcagtccaactacactacccaacagacaccactgactcagtccaactacactactcaacagacaccactgactcagtccaactacactacccaacagacaccactgactcagtccaactacactacccaacagacaccactgactcagtccaactacactacctaacagacaccactgactcagtccaactacactacccaacagacaccactgactcagtccaactacactacccaacaaacaccactgactcagtccaactacactacccaacaaacaccactgactcagtccaactacactacccaacagacaccactgactcagtccaactacactacccaACAGACACCACGgactcagtccaactacactacccaacagacaccactgactcagtccaactacactacccaacagacaccactgactcagtccaactacactacccaacagacaccactgactcagtccaactacactacccaacagacaccactgactcagtccaactacactacccaacaaacaccactgactcagtccaactacactacccaacagacaccactgactcagtccaactacactacccaacagacactctttctttctttctgtatttatttatttgttgtgtttattacatATTCAGTACATGACCAAACAATAGTGTTATCGTATCTAACCCAGAGTACAATGGAACATGTCATTCCTTGATATTATCTGACGCGACCTGCTCTCCCAGTCTCAATGTACCTTATCAAAACACAACCAACGTGAAAAGCTTCCTCTGTTTTAGGTTCCAGATGAGATACGGCAACACCTGGTCTCCTGTGTTCGGTAACGAAGGGAGTGAAAAGCAGGAGATGGAGCTGTTTAATGATGAGGCCATCGTCGAGGTGTCTGGGAAGTACAACCCAGCAGACTACATCTGCTACCTGGTGTTAACCACCAACATGGGGCGCACTCTGTCAGCCGGCATGCCCAACCATGTCTCCTTCAACTTCTACCCAACCAACATGGGCAATGAGCTGAGGATCCTCAGCGGTCGCTTCAACGGTGCTGGAATCACCTCCATCGGAGCCCACTGGGGATTGGTGGACATGGAAGGGGCTGGAAACCGTACTCTGGAAACAGCACTGGAAACAGTAACTCCTATTTATTGAAAAAAAAGTATGTCTTGCTCTTTGGGATGGTATCCCAgatacagattaagcctagtcctggactagttactttcaatggagattctccattcaacatgctttttagtccaggagtaAACTTAATCTTGGTCCAGGAAACTGACCCTATATGTTGGACGGATGTTTGACATAGACGCTGACAGAACTGTTTTTTTATATCACTATCTGATGGGTGCttcatgtgtcacgccctgaccttagagagcctttttatgtctctatttgggttggtcagggtgtgatttgggtggtcattctatgttctttatttctatgttttgggtttctatgttttggccgggtatggttctcaatcagggacagctgtctatcgttgtctctgattgggaatcatacttaggcagcctgttttgccaccttgGGTTGTGGGATGCTGTTTTTTGTTAGCTCTGTGTAGCCTACGGAAGGTTTTGTTGTTTTGGTTGGTGTTCGGATTtaataaagaatcatgaacacgtaccacgctgcaccttggtccacttcttccgaCGAGCGTTACATCATGAGAATTTAAACTGAATGAATTTGAATGTTTAGAATATTTTGGAAGACTTTTTGAGGTGATCCCTGACTTGAAGCAGTACAAAAAGACATCTAAACATTCAAATTCATTCAGTTTAACTTCTCATGATGTAACGCTCGtcggaagaagtggaccaaggtgcagcgtggtacgtgttcatgattctttattaAGCGCCCATCAGATAGGGATATTAAACAGTCCTGTCAGCGTGAGTCACAGACCACATGCGCCACATGGGATTTAAAGGATGAATTATATCTTTGATTAATGGAACAATCAAATATTATGGGGAGATAATAGCGTCTCAGGGTGTTTCACCTTCACTATTTTATACACGCTGCATTTGTTATTTGTTGTTCCTTTTCTGCTACATCTGCTTCTGGACATTTTAATAAAAAGCATATCTTTAAATCACTATATTTCATTTTATTCCTTTTGATAAgcatatacatacagtagtgaccAGAAGCTACAATAAGCTTAACAAACCCTAGCTCAATGGTGTCAATAAGGAACTACATTTATAACGCCTATCCAATAGTAATGAAGGGGAAAAAATGGatagttacatatcgggatattattttcCACGATATATCGTGTCGTATCGCATCAACAATATCAAACTATTATGTTTGTGTTAGTTGGCTGTCCCTGCACCAAAACTCTTATTTTccttcatagactgttctccatTTTCATTTGAAATAGGAAGCACATATTTGGAGGAAATTTTACTTCCATTACTTTCTCATGATTTCTATTCTCTCTGCcacagacatatagtgagcaatatgtttggaacatcgcatcacaataaaatcacagtatagaatcataatacatgtagaatcataatacatgtagaatcataatacatgtagaatcataatacatgtagaatcataatacatgtagaaccataatacatgtagaatcataatacatgtagaaccataatacatgtagaatcataatacatgtagaatcataatacatgtagaatcataatacatttagaatcataatacatgtagaatcataatacatgtagaaccataatacatgtagaatcataatacatgtagaatcatgtagaaccataatacatgtagaatcataatacatgtagaatcataatacatgtagaaccataatacatgtagaatcataatacatgtagaatcatgtagaaccataatacatgtagaatcataatacatgtagaatcataatacatgtagaatcataatacatgtagaatcatgtagaatcataatacatgtagaatcataatacatgtagaatcataatacatgtagaatcataatacatgtagaatcataatacatgtagaatcataatacatgtagaatcataatacatgtagaatcatgtagaatcataatacatgtagaatcataatacatgtagaatcatgtagaatcataatacatgtagaatcataatacatgtagaatcatgtagaatcataatacatgtagaatcatgtagaatcataatacatgtagaatcataatacatgtagaatcatgtagaatcataatacatgtagaatcatgtagaatcataatacatgtagaatcataatacatgtagaatcataatacatgtagaatcataatacatgtagaatcGTGAGAATTGTAATACATATCATATCAGCCcaagtattgtgataatattgTATCGTGAGGTCACTGGCCATTCCCAGCACTACTATCCAACACACCCATAATGTCTGGAACGTATATCTGCCCTACCCATTCATAACATCAAACATTTTGTCTATGAAGTCTGCTCTCCTTCTAGCCTGGCATTGCATGACAAGCTGCATAGTGTTTAAGTTAAAGCTACAGTCTGAGATTTGGGAAGCTGTTCAATGTACAGCTGTATACCAAAACAAGTGGTGGGGAGGGACACCACTTTGTTACGAATCACAGACTGTGTGGAttgtctagattagacagtttgatagatgtggtttatacagtatatggatggtctagattagacagtttgatagatggggtttatacagtatatggatggtctagattagacagtttgatagatggggtttatacagtatatggatggtctagattagacagtttgatagatggggtttatacagtatatggatggtctagattagacagtttgatagatggggtttatacagtatatggatggtctagattagacagtttgatagatggggtttatacagtatatggatggttcAACAGTCAAAGCTGCTTAACTAGTTTTGGTGAGATAAAAATACCTTTTTTAATTTCATTCTATTGTCTTTGTTATACAGAATAAGTCTGTGGTTCATTGAAACATTGTCTTAGTCCCAGTAAATTCGAGCTAATTTGAGGAACAGCCACCGATTTAAAATGGGGCAAGAATTATATGGATTTTTGCTATTTGCATTTAGTGTAATGTGGATGATATTGCAATGGGATGGTTGCAAATCTTAAAGAAATGATGtgtgattttttaaattataGTTGTTAAACCATGAACAATGCTACATTATAGCTTATTATAGAGTCCAAAATGTTAGCTTGACTACTGCTTCCCTACtgtaatctccacccagcacagccagaagaggactggccaccccacaaagcctggttcccctctaggtttcttcctaggttttggcctttctagggagtttttcctagccaccgtgcttctacacctgcattgcttgctgtttggggttttaggctgggtttctgtacagcactttgagatatcagctgatgtacgaagggctatataaataaatttgatttgatttgatttgtatattcAGACCAGAATCACTAAATAATCTGAGTAAATGTATCCCCCTGTATTGGACCCTCAAGGCATCACAAAGCACAACCTGCGTAACATTTCAAATGATGTACAGTAGGTGTTTTTGACAAGTTGTCAttgtatatacactgaacaacaacaaaaaacaacaacaaaacaaaaaaaaaatgttaagtgttggttccatgttttccaacacacacaaaaagcttatttctctcatttgttttgtttacattggttagtgagcatttctcctttgccaagacaggtgtggcatattaaaaagctgattaaacagcatgatcattacacaggtgcaccttgcactggggacaataaaaggccactctaaaatgtgcagttttgtcacacaacacaatgctacagatgtctcaagttttgagggagagtgcaattggcatgttgactgcatgaATGTCCATGAGCGCTGTTGCCAGAGAAGTTCATGTCTCTACCATaaccgcctccaacatcgttttaaagaatttggcagtacttccataaccgcagaccacatgtaaccacgccagcccaggacctccacatctggcttcttcacctgcgggatcgtcttagaccagccacccagacaggaactgtgggtttgcacaaccaaataatttctgcacaaactgtcaactgtcagaaaccgtctcagggaagctcatctgcgtgctcgttgttctcaccagggtcttgacctgactgcagtttggcgtcgtaaccgacttcagtgggcaaatgctcacctacGATGGCCAcaggcacgctggagaagtgttctCTTCACAGATTAATCTCAGTTTCAACTATACCGGCCAGATGGAGACAACGTGTATGATGTTGTGGGTGagtggttttctgatgtcaacattgtgaacagagtgccgcatggtggcagtggggttatggtacgggcaggcataagcggacaatgaacacaattccatttttatcaatggaaatttgaatgcacagatataccgtgacgagatcctgaggaccatttttgtgccattcatccaccgccttcccctcatgtttcagcatgataatgcacagccccatgtcgcaagggtcTGTATgcaattcctagaagctgaaaatgtcctagttcttccatggtctgcatactcaccagacatgtcacccattgagcatgtttggaatgctctggaccgGCGTGTACAACGGCATGTTCCAGTtccagccaatatccagcaacttcacacagacattgaagaggagagggacaacattccacaggccacaatcaacggcctgatcaactctatgtgaaggagatgtgtcgcgttgcatgaggcagatggtggtcacaccagatacggactggttttctgatctacgcccctactttttttttaggtatttgtgaccaacagatgtatatctgtattctcagtcatgttaaatccatagattagggtctaatttatttatttaaattgactgaattccttatatgaactgtatgaACTGTAAAATATtctaaattgttgcatgttgcatttatatttttgttcagtgtagctgactcatagctagctaaacaatgaaccataatcccaactcatgacgttactacactgcatgaatctgcaggtagctaaccaaccaggttcaatgttagctagccaagcaaatggctctgagatacgaatagtAAGATTGTACATGTAACataagctagctagccagccagctaacattagctagctagcattacactttaacttgaaattatAACACtttcttacccatatacatggacGCGTCTCCTGCATTGGAAGCGTCTCCTGTCATGTATGCCATGGTTGCCCTaaatttgaagatgtaatccggagacaggtgttttctccatctccttagctatcatactcgaattccacttaccccatttctccagaaagtggagagcaacacataTGCAGTTTTACTACGCAATACTTAAAAAGAAAAAGCTGCGTTAGACACGATTACCAACACATagtgaccagctcaaatagacagacgcGTGCtaaatggcagaccaatccaaactcatcactTGGTATGTCCCTTccattcattatctcagccaatcatggctagcaagAAGGTTGCTGtcttttctgtggctaaaccaactaggcttgcaatttaaatgttttactcgtaTTTACAGAtcggcatacaagtttgttattaaggcacatgaaagttcacatgttcgagtaGGCATTTCCGCCAGAAAACGCCTTTTGAAAATGAAAAATGTCTAATTGAAAAGGTACTCTTGTGAAGTACGCCAAGTTTCCTGAAACTGGACACATAATAATCAAAAAGAGAATTAACTGTAATGTTCTTCATCAGCCCTGTTTCTTAGCCTTGTATTGTAGCACCATCTAGTGTGGGACAACATTACTGTCCAATCCATTTTAATATTGGAGTTAAAGCTTTGATCTCCAGCTTCAGAAAAACAGAATAGCCACTTTATTAGCATCAGTCATTTTCAtccaaatgtaattttttttaaactcatgaGTGAATAAGAAGTAAAAACACCACTGAGGTTCAGGGTCTGTCATTCCAACAGATGAAACACACCATAACTCTAAAATAACAGAAATATAACAGACATTAAATAGAGAAATGCATTCCAAAGGGAAGGAGTGGTTGTTGCATTCTTCTTGTGTTCCATAACGGATCAACTTTAGCTGTCCTTTGTGAGTGGTTATTGTTCCTCATCCCTTGATCTCCATGATTTAAAACTTAAATATGTACTTCCTGCATAGCAGAGTGACACCAGGAAGGCAAAGAACTGAAAAACAGATATATGAAAACATTCAAGTTCAGTACAATACTGGGTATGAGTTTGAGTAGGCTTAAATGGACCAAATGGATAGCATTCTGGATGGTACACAGTGGCATCATACATCTCTTATCTGTCTTGTAGGCGTATATTTAGCATTTTAATATTGTATATTTTAATATCGCTGTAATCATAAATCATATTTGTGGTATATTTTAAAAGCTGGCGTGATTTAAATATCTGTCTGGGAGTTCTGAAGTGGTTTTCTTACTGTGGATGCTACCCAGCAGTTGTAGTTATGGCGTCCCTTAACAGCATGGCTGATTGAGGCTGCGTctactgctgctgccaccacATACATCACTGTAGCACTACTGTTGAAGAATAGACCCTGTAGAACACCACATACATCACTGTAGCACTACTGTTGAAGAACAGACCCTGTAGAACACCACATACATCACTGTAGCACTACTGTTGAAGAACAGACCCTGTAGAACACCACATACATCACTGTAGCACTACTGTTGAAGAACAGGAACCTGTAGAACACCACATACATCACTGTAGCACTACTGTTGAAGAACAGACCCTGTAGAACACCACATACATCACTGTAGCACTACTGTTGAAGAACAGACCCTGTAGAACACCACATACATCACTGTAGCACTACTGTTGAAGAACAGACCCTGTAGAACACCACATACATCACTGTAGCACTACTGTTGAAGAACAGACCCTGTAGAACACCACATACATCACTGTAGCACTACTGTTGAAGAACAGACCCGGTAGAACACCACATACATCACTGTAGCACTACTGTTGAAGAACAGACCCTGTAGAACATCACATACATCACTGTAGCACTACTGTTGAAGAACAGACCCTGTAGAATGACAACAACAGGATTGGCTGGCTCAGATACTGTAGGGTAGTACACATTATAGAATGGTTTCATTTGATCACATTCATAAAGACTTGGTTCATCTATTTGCTCTCTCCCCCAAAACCATCAAGGCAGTTACCTCCATTGGTTTTCTGTTACATAAATAGTCCACAATTATTCAATTACTAGATTTATAATAAACAACCTCAATCACTCAAGTTTCAAATAATGCGCTGTTGTATTATGTGTCGTAGTATGTGTCGTACCACAGTTGTCCAGGGGACCTGAGGGATCCTGTTGTAAGCCATGGTCAGGTAGATGATGAGGAAGATGACCGTCAGGACCCAGTACAAGATGGCCACAAACATGACCCACCCAAAGGCAGACACACGGAAGTACTCCGTCCCTGCTATCAGCATCCATACCAGCAGACCAAACACCTGAGGGGACAAGGAAACATAGAGCCAGCATTCCAAATGGTATCCttttccatttatagtgcactactttttaacagggcccatagggctccagtagaaagtagtgcactatacaggaaatagCACACATAGTCAGTGATGGCTGTGGTCTGGTGGTGTCTACCTTATCATGTATTCAAATGCATTTGCTGTGCCTATCTTGAAGGCATACTGTAGAAAGACATTATAA
Above is a window of Oncorhynchus kisutch isolate 150728-3 unplaced genomic scaffold, Okis_V2 scaffold892, whole genome shotgun sequence DNA encoding:
- the LOC116362888 gene encoding zymogen granule membrane protein 16-like, which gives rise to MFSILGFTVFLAGCLAMPIKDPYSYSSAVGQGGGTPFASYGEGRITGVRVWETNNNNYYYYYNNNAYISGFQMRYGNTWSPVFGNEGSEKQEMELFNDEAIVEVSGKYNPADYICYLVLTTNMGRTLSAGMPNHVSFNFYPTNMGNELRILSGRFNGAGITSIGAHWGLVDMEGAGNRTLETALETVTPIY
- the LOC116362886 gene encoding CKLF-like MARVEL transmembrane domain-containing protein 8 — translated: MEGAATRTVITSTSSSTDNFSTSTLACDRHFFRTASGLLVFAEIVFGLLVWMLIAGTEYFRVSAFGWVMFVAILYWVLTVIFLIIYLTMAYNRIPQVPWTTVGLFFNSSATVMYVVAAAVDAASISHAVKGRHNYNCWVASTFFAFLVSLCYAGSTYLSFKSWRSRDEEQ